One window of Chamaesiphon minutus PCC 6605 genomic DNA carries:
- a CDS encoding photosystem II reaction center protein K, producing MDAALIIAKLPEAYAIFDPLVDVLPIIPVLFLALAFVWQAAVGFR from the coding sequence ATGGACGCAGCACTCATAATTGCCAAATTGCCCGAAGCATATGCCATCTTCGATCCACTAGTAGATGTTCTCCCCATCATTCCAGTACTATTTCTGGCCTTAGCCTTCGTTTGGCAAGCTGCTGTTGGTTTCCGCTAA